From Bordetella flabilis, the proteins below share one genomic window:
- a CDS encoding NADPH-dependent F420 reductase, with the protein MNMNRRRWLGVMATGGLTSVLPASRAAGMADAKPRIGVIGAGNVGGTVGGLWVRAGYSVMFSSRHPDTLKALAGRLGPLASTGTPAEAARYGDVLFVAVPYGALPALGRELAEPMHGKVVLDACNPFPGRDGPIAEPALHDGVGLTSAALLPGTRLVRAFNSLGASTVGSQAHRAGTPLAIPIAGDDADALAVASRLIRDAGLEPVVIGPLAAARLTQPGGPGWLVAETAPELRRRLGLPATSPP; encoded by the coding sequence ATGAACATGAACCGACGCAGATGGCTCGGCGTCATGGCGACGGGCGGCTTGACGAGCGTGCTGCCCGCGAGCCGGGCGGCCGGCATGGCGGACGCCAAGCCGCGTATCGGCGTGATCGGCGCTGGCAATGTAGGCGGGACCGTGGGCGGCCTCTGGGTGCGAGCGGGGTATTCCGTCATGTTCTCGTCCCGCCATCCGGATACGCTGAAAGCCCTGGCCGGCCGCCTGGGTCCTCTCGCGTCGACGGGAACGCCGGCCGAAGCCGCGCGCTATGGCGACGTGCTTTTCGTCGCGGTGCCCTATGGCGCCTTGCCGGCGCTGGGCCGCGAGCTGGCCGAACCGATGCACGGCAAGGTCGTGCTCGACGCCTGCAATCCATTCCCGGGGCGGGATGGTCCCATCGCCGAACCGGCCTTGCATGACGGTGTGGGCCTGACGTCCGCCGCGCTGCTGCCAGGCACCCGCCTGGTGCGTGCGTTCAATTCCCTGGGCGCCAGCACCGTGGGCAGCCAGGCGCACCGCGCGGGGACGCCGTTGGCGATCCCGATTGCCGGCGACGACGCCGATGCCTTGGCGGTCGCTTCACGCCTGATACGGGATGCGGGCCTGGAGCCGGTCGTGATCGGGCCCCTGGCGGCGGCGCGGCTGACGCAGCCCGGCGGCCCGGGATGGCTGGTCGCCGAAACCGCCCCGGAACTGCGCCGCCGCCTGGGTCTGCCGGCCACATCTCCACCATGA
- a CDS encoding Bug family tripartite tricarboxylate transporter substrate binding protein: protein MSFKRLVRGGSKALQILTIIGLAAAPFSARAEPAYPGDRPVSILVPYSPGGATDVVARLLSVKLTQVMGGTFVVENRPGASGTIAMSAVARARPDGHTLFMNEITSTVVKELVPGLTFDPVQSLEPAVLVAETPFVLVINSNVPAHTLKEFIAYAKSNPGKITYGSGGVGSGPHLAGELFRQLTGAEILHVPYRGSGPALQDLLGGQIQMLITAAPTVAPMIKDGRLRALAVARSQRVSAVPDVPTAAEAGLPGFEISNWFGLAAPEGTPKPVIDAIAKGVNQALKDPDFLARLDGAGGVPLGGTPAGAKERVLAETQRWSAMLHASSAQAK from the coding sequence ATGTCATTCAAGCGACTGGTACGCGGCGGCAGCAAAGCGCTGCAGATCCTGACTATCATCGGTCTTGCGGCCGCCCCATTCAGTGCACGTGCCGAGCCGGCCTATCCCGGCGACCGGCCGGTATCGATCCTGGTGCCCTATTCGCCGGGCGGGGCGACAGACGTCGTGGCGCGCCTGCTTAGCGTAAAACTCACCCAGGTCATGGGCGGCACCTTCGTGGTGGAGAACCGGCCCGGGGCGAGCGGCACGATCGCCATGTCCGCCGTCGCCCGGGCCAGGCCGGACGGGCACACGCTGTTCATGAACGAGATCACGTCGACTGTCGTCAAGGAACTCGTGCCGGGTCTCACCTTCGACCCCGTGCAGTCATTGGAACCCGCCGTGCTGGTCGCCGAGACTCCTTTCGTGCTGGTGATCAACAGCAACGTGCCGGCCCACACCCTGAAGGAGTTCATCGCCTACGCGAAGAGCAATCCCGGCAAGATCACCTATGGCTCCGGTGGCGTGGGCAGCGGCCCTCACCTGGCCGGCGAATTGTTTCGCCAGTTGACCGGTGCGGAGATCCTGCACGTGCCGTATCGAGGATCCGGGCCCGCGTTGCAGGACCTGCTCGGCGGCCAGATCCAGATGCTGATTACCGCCGCGCCGACGGTTGCGCCGATGATCAAGGACGGGCGGTTGCGCGCCCTGGCGGTGGCCCGGTCCCAACGCGTCTCGGCCGTGCCGGACGTACCGACCGCGGCCGAAGCAGGCCTGCCCGGTTTCGAGATCAGCAATTGGTTCGGCCTAGCCGCGCCGGAGGGCACGCCCAAGCCGGTCATCGATGCGATCGCCAAAGGAGTGAACCAGGCCTTGAAGGATCCAGACTTCCTGGCACGCCTGGATGGCGCCGGCGGCGTCCCGCTGGGCGGAACCCCCGCCGGCGCCAAGGAACGTGTGCTCGCCGAAACGCAGCGCTGGAGCGCCATGTTGCACGCGAGCAGCGCGCAGGCGAAATAA
- a CDS encoding metal ABC transporter permease, producing the protein MSLYSALALPFVEYGFMRRALLASISLGLGAGPVGVILMLRRMSLVGDAMSHAVLPGAAIGFLVSGGLSLFAMGVGGVIAGLSVALLSGMVSRGTPLKEDASFATFYLASLALGVLIVSLRGSNIDLLHVLFGTILSIDHQAIFMVGGITSFTLIALALIYRPLVAECFDPSFLRSVRGRGALYHLLFLFLLVINLVAGFQTLGTLMSVGMMMLPAAVAQLWGRTLLGMAVIAACVAAFSGFVGLLISYHLELASGPTIILVATALYLLSLLAAPSGVLLRRFKRPHLAG; encoded by the coding sequence ATGAGTCTTTATTCAGCCCTCGCGCTTCCCTTCGTCGAGTACGGCTTCATGCGCCGGGCATTGCTCGCGTCCATTTCGCTTGGTCTTGGCGCTGGGCCGGTCGGCGTGATCCTGATGCTGCGCCGGATGAGCCTGGTCGGCGATGCAATGAGCCACGCCGTCCTGCCCGGCGCGGCGATAGGGTTTCTTGTGTCGGGCGGATTGTCGCTGTTCGCGATGGGGGTAGGCGGCGTCATCGCAGGGCTGAGCGTGGCGCTGCTGTCCGGCATGGTGAGCCGCGGGACCCCGCTGAAGGAAGATGCCAGCTTTGCCACGTTCTACCTCGCCTCCCTGGCGCTGGGCGTACTGATCGTCTCGCTGCGGGGATCGAACATCGATTTGCTGCATGTGCTGTTCGGCACGATCCTGTCGATAGATCACCAGGCCATCTTCATGGTCGGGGGAATCACGTCGTTCACGCTGATCGCTTTGGCCTTGATCTACCGCCCCTTGGTCGCGGAGTGTTTCGACCCGTCGTTCCTGCGCTCGGTCCGGGGCCGCGGCGCGCTGTACCACCTGCTGTTCCTGTTCCTGCTGGTAATCAACCTCGTGGCCGGGTTCCAGACACTCGGGACCTTGATGTCGGTCGGCATGATGATGCTGCCGGCCGCCGTCGCGCAACTGTGGGGCCGGACACTGCTCGGGATGGCCGTCATTGCGGCGTGCGTGGCGGCCTTTTCCGGTTTCGTGGGGCTGTTGATTTCCTATCACCTGGAGTTGGCATCAGGACCCACGATCATCCTGGTGGCCACTGCCCTATATCTTTTGTCGCTGCTGGCTGCGCCCTCCGGCGTTCTCCTGCGGCGATTCAAGCGGCCCCACCTTGCGGGCTAA
- a CDS encoding alkene reductase, which yields MTTLFDPLSIGDLHLPNRIVMAPLTRLRAPGGVPNALMAEYYVQRASAGLIITEGTPVRDDGVGYQHVPGIWSQAQTEGWKRITEAVHGAGGRIAAQLWHVGRISHPLLLQGRQPVAPSAIAAEGHVSLLRPKVPYPVPRELGLDEIPAIVDAFRQGARNAKAAGFDGITIHGANGYLLDQFLQDGSNRRTDAYGGSVENRARLMLEVIDAVLEVWDPKRVGLHLAPRSPSYSVTESDPARTFGYVARAMGERGLGFLFIRETQGEGALFSMLKREFGGLCIANDGFDAAAAAGIVARGEAEAVAFGKAYIANPDLVERLRRNAPLNALDTATIYDLENCSPVGYTDYPVLETQAA from the coding sequence ATGACCACGCTTTTCGACCCTCTTTCCATCGGCGACCTGCATCTGCCCAACCGTATCGTCATGGCCCCCTTGACGCGCCTGCGCGCTCCTGGCGGCGTGCCGAATGCATTAATGGCGGAGTACTACGTACAGCGAGCTTCGGCCGGATTGATCATTACCGAGGGCACGCCCGTGAGGGATGATGGCGTCGGCTATCAGCACGTGCCCGGTATCTGGAGCCAGGCGCAGACCGAAGGCTGGAAGCGGATCACCGAGGCGGTGCATGGCGCAGGCGGCCGCATCGCCGCCCAACTCTGGCACGTCGGGCGTATTTCGCATCCGCTGCTGCTGCAGGGGCGTCAGCCGGTCGCACCGAGCGCCATCGCGGCGGAGGGACACGTCAGCCTGCTGCGCCCGAAAGTACCGTACCCGGTCCCGCGCGAACTCGGGTTGGACGAAATCCCTGCCATCGTCGACGCCTTCCGCCAGGGCGCGCGCAACGCCAAGGCCGCGGGCTTCGACGGCATCACCATCCATGGCGCGAATGGCTACCTGCTCGACCAGTTTCTGCAGGACGGTTCCAATCGCCGCACGGACGCGTATGGCGGCAGCGTGGAGAACCGCGCGCGGCTGATGCTGGAGGTGATCGACGCCGTGCTGGAAGTCTGGGATCCGAAGCGCGTCGGCCTGCATCTCGCGCCGCGTTCTCCGTCGTATTCCGTCACGGAGAGCGATCCGGCTCGCACCTTCGGCTACGTGGCGCGCGCCATGGGCGAACGCGGGCTGGGTTTCCTGTTCATCCGTGAAACGCAGGGAGAGGGCGCGTTGTTCTCCATGCTGAAGCGTGAATTCGGCGGACTTTGCATCGCGAATGATGGCTTCGATGCGGCGGCCGCGGCCGGCATCGTGGCCCGGGGCGAGGCTGAAGCTGTGGCTTTCGGCAAGGCGTACATCGCCAACCCCGACCTGGTCGAACGCTTGCGGCGCAACGCGCCGCTGAACGCTCTGGATACGGCGACCATCTATGACCTGGAGAACTGCAGCCCGGTGGGATACACCGATTATCCGGTGCTGGAGACGCAGGCGGCTTGA
- a CDS encoding MBL fold metallo-hydrolase, translating to MRSLARIQAFFDEPTHTVTYLVADPVSGIGAVIDPVLDYDHRSGKASTAAADHVLDAASKAGVTIAWVLETHAHADHLSAAPYIKQRTGARVAIGEHIRDVQTIFRPIFNVPDVSEDGSEFDRLLKDGDTLALGDLEVHVLYTPGHTPACIAYRIDDAVFVGDTLFMPDYGTARADFPGGDARTLYRSIRRLLALPPETRLFMCHDYKAPGRDVYAWETTVAEQRARNVHVHDGVSEDEYVAMREKRDATLPPPVLLLPSIQVNIRAGQLPQAESNGVRYLKIPLGLARQA from the coding sequence ATGCGCTCGCTCGCCCGCATCCAGGCATTCTTCGACGAACCGACTCACACCGTGACTTACCTCGTCGCGGATCCCGTGAGCGGGATTGGCGCTGTCATCGACCCCGTACTGGACTATGACCATCGCAGCGGAAAGGCCTCCACGGCCGCCGCGGACCATGTCCTGGACGCTGCCAGCAAGGCCGGCGTGACGATCGCCTGGGTGCTGGAAACGCATGCCCATGCCGATCACCTCAGCGCCGCCCCGTACATCAAGCAGCGTACCGGTGCCCGCGTCGCCATCGGCGAACATATCCGCGATGTCCAGACCATCTTCCGGCCCATCTTCAACGTGCCGGATGTCTCCGAAGACGGCAGCGAGTTCGATCGACTGCTCAAGGACGGCGATACGCTTGCACTGGGCGATCTCGAGGTGCACGTCCTGTATACGCCCGGCCACACGCCGGCCTGCATCGCCTATCGCATCGACGATGCCGTCTTCGTCGGCGACACCCTGTTCATGCCCGATTACGGTACGGCACGCGCCGACTTTCCCGGCGGCGACGCGCGCACGCTGTACCGCTCGATCCGCCGCCTGCTGGCGCTGCCGCCCGAAACGCGGCTATTCATGTGCCATGACTACAAGGCTCCGGGGCGCGATGTCTATGCCTGGGAAACCACCGTCGCCGAGCAACGCGCGCGCAACGTGCACGTGCATGATGGCGTGAGCGAGGATGAATACGTGGCCATGCGGGAAAAGCGCGATGCGACCCTGCCGCCTCCCGTGCTGTTGCTGCCGTCGATACAAGTCAACATCCGGGCAGGCCAGCTACCGCAGGCGGAGTCCAATGGCGTGCGGTATCTGAAGATTCCGCTGGGCCTGGCGAGGCAGGCGTAA
- a CDS encoding oxidoreductase codes for MTTKTSNRNIKRVWFITGASRGLGALIAEAALADGNAVVAAGRNIAAVAERFGDAPNVLPVQLDVTDETQARAAVAAAVARFGRIDVLINNAGFGLLGAVEEADDADVRRLYDTNVFGLLNVTRAVLPQMRAQKSGHILNISSIGGYRGAAGYGVYSSTKFAVEGLTEALHDELAPLGIRATVVEPGYFRTDFLDASSLVRSPRVIADYAATVGAVRERASAANHQQPGDPLRLAAAMIKLVDAEQPPLRMPFGTDTLAAIASKNAHVTAETAAWAELAASTDFAR; via the coding sequence ATGACCACGAAAACTTCCAACCGGAACATCAAGCGTGTTTGGTTCATCACGGGCGCGTCGCGCGGGCTCGGCGCATTGATCGCCGAAGCCGCCCTGGCCGACGGCAACGCGGTGGTGGCCGCCGGCCGCAACATCGCCGCCGTGGCCGAACGCTTCGGCGACGCGCCCAACGTGCTGCCGGTGCAGTTGGACGTGACGGATGAAACCCAGGCACGCGCCGCGGTAGCGGCCGCCGTGGCGCGCTTCGGCCGCATCGACGTGTTGATCAACAACGCCGGCTTCGGCCTGCTGGGCGCGGTCGAGGAAGCGGACGACGCGGATGTGCGCCGGCTGTACGACACCAACGTTTTCGGGCTGCTCAATGTGACGCGCGCGGTGCTCCCGCAGATGCGCGCGCAGAAGTCCGGGCATATCCTCAACATTTCCTCCATCGGCGGCTATCGCGGTGCGGCGGGATACGGCGTCTACTCCTCCACCAAGTTTGCGGTGGAAGGCCTGACCGAGGCGCTGCATGACGAACTGGCGCCGCTGGGCATACGCGCCACCGTGGTGGAACCGGGATACTTCCGCACGGACTTCCTGGACGCATCGTCACTGGTGAGATCGCCGCGCGTCATCGCCGACTATGCAGCCACGGTGGGCGCCGTGCGCGAACGCGCCAGTGCGGCCAACCACCAGCAGCCGGGCGACCCGCTGCGACTGGCTGCGGCCATGATCAAGCTGGTCGATGCCGAACAGCCACCGCTGCGGATGCCCTTTGGCACCGATACCCTGGCCGCCATCGCCAGCAAAAATGCGCATGTCACCGCCGAGACCGCAGCATGGGCGGAACTGGCGGCATCGACCGACTTTGCCCGATAG
- a CDS encoding LysR substrate-binding domain-containing protein, producing the protein MSSPTVLSEMAFFTRIARGPSLAAAAREMGLSAPAVTKRLAQMESRLDVQLLTRTTRRMQLTEEGEIYLMHARRILADIDDMERHVSNARRIPKGLLRVNATLGFGRNHVAPLLSHFRKRYPGVDVQLQLTVAPPPLTEGSFDVCIHFGEPPDARVIARPIAANRRILCASPAYIEKHGEPRSLADLPKHACIDIRHGDETHGVWRFQQGRKTNTVKVNVHMSTNDGEIAVRWALDGHGIILRAEWDVARHVAAGRLQQVLARYRTYPADIYAVYPARHQYAGRVIAFVDFMQQAFSGRTPGASWSGRMGHHS; encoded by the coding sequence ATGAGTTCACCTACGGTTCTGTCGGAAATGGCGTTCTTCACCCGGATTGCGCGTGGTCCCAGCCTGGCGGCGGCAGCCCGCGAAATGGGACTGAGCGCCCCTGCCGTCACCAAGCGACTGGCGCAGATGGAATCACGGCTGGACGTGCAGTTGCTGACGCGCACGACGCGCAGGATGCAACTGACCGAGGAAGGCGAAATCTATTTGATGCACGCGCGGCGGATCCTGGCCGATATCGACGACATGGAGCGCCATGTGTCGAATGCCCGCCGGATTCCCAAGGGATTGCTGCGCGTCAACGCTACCCTGGGCTTCGGCCGGAATCATGTGGCGCCCCTGTTGTCCCATTTCCGCAAGCGCTATCCAGGCGTGGACGTCCAGTTGCAGCTGACCGTGGCGCCGCCGCCCCTTACCGAAGGCTCTTTCGACGTATGCATCCATTTCGGCGAGCCGCCCGATGCACGCGTCATCGCGCGGCCCATTGCCGCGAACCGGCGCATCCTGTGCGCGTCTCCCGCCTATATCGAGAAGCACGGCGAACCCAGGTCCTTGGCCGATCTGCCCAAGCACGCGTGCATCGACATCCGGCACGGCGACGAAACGCACGGCGTCTGGCGCTTCCAGCAAGGCAGGAAAACGAACACCGTGAAGGTGAACGTACATATGAGCACGAACGACGGCGAAATCGCGGTCCGCTGGGCGCTCGACGGGCACGGCATCATTCTGCGCGCGGAATGGGATGTCGCCCGGCATGTCGCGGCCGGCCGTCTCCAGCAGGTGCTGGCGCGCTATCGCACCTACCCCGCCGATATTTACGCGGTATACCCGGCCCGCCACCAGTATGCGGGCCGGGTGATCGCGTTTGTCGACTTCATGCAGCAGGCATTTTCGGGAAGAACCCCGGGAGCGTCATGGTCCGGCCGTATGGGCCACCATTCGTGA
- a CDS encoding mandelate racemase/muconate lactonizing enzyme family protein, producing MKIKRVEPLHVGQFMYARVETDSGLVGVGEAGTWGHIEAAGAAIKRFAEYLEGKSAFDIEHHWNVMHRFSYFQGLAINAAISAIDIALWDIKGQALGVPIYELLGGAVRKKARIYGHVYENSIDKILVECQAKMEAGFNAFGHLNPFLDEGNEQVWFKTHIKKMRDAVDNVERMREVVGDRVDLLIELHRRLTPAEAITFVDAIEHTHPMFVEDPIRPEGPDAMARVADKVRVPIATGERFATIYEFQALLARNAVEFARVDLCLCGGITGGRKVAAMAEAHHVQVVPHNPLSPVGLAACLQLAAAIPNFAIQEYATGFEAGIFESRPEHLGSNVVDEVPLPDNGFVSIPTRPGLGMCLLPDAQRIRPPLSKPISMRPHFDGFVVDQ from the coding sequence ATGAAGATCAAGCGCGTCGAGCCCCTGCATGTAGGCCAGTTCATGTACGCCCGTGTGGAAACCGACTCGGGCCTGGTGGGTGTCGGCGAGGCCGGCACGTGGGGCCATATTGAAGCCGCGGGCGCCGCGATAAAGCGCTTCGCGGAATACCTGGAGGGAAAGTCGGCTTTCGACATCGAGCATCACTGGAATGTGATGCATCGCTTCAGCTACTTCCAGGGCCTGGCGATCAATGCGGCGATTTCCGCCATCGATATAGCCTTGTGGGATATCAAGGGACAGGCGCTCGGCGTGCCGATATATGAACTGCTGGGCGGCGCCGTACGCAAGAAAGCCCGCATCTACGGGCATGTCTACGAAAATTCGATCGACAAGATCCTCGTTGAGTGCCAGGCCAAGATGGAGGCCGGCTTCAATGCCTTCGGTCATTTGAATCCTTTCCTGGATGAGGGCAATGAACAGGTGTGGTTCAAGACCCACATCAAGAAGATGCGCGATGCCGTCGACAATGTAGAACGCATGCGGGAGGTGGTAGGCGACCGTGTCGACCTGCTCATCGAGCTTCATCGCCGTCTCACGCCGGCCGAAGCGATCACCTTTGTCGACGCGATCGAACATACCCATCCCATGTTCGTGGAAGACCCCATCCGGCCGGAAGGGCCCGACGCCATGGCGCGCGTCGCCGACAAGGTCCGCGTGCCCATCGCGACCGGGGAACGGTTCGCCACCATCTACGAGTTCCAGGCGCTGCTGGCCCGCAATGCGGTGGAGTTCGCGCGCGTGGACCTGTGCCTGTGCGGCGGTATCACCGGCGGCCGGAAAGTCGCGGCCATGGCCGAGGCGCACCATGTGCAGGTTGTTCCGCACAATCCCTTGTCGCCCGTCGGCCTGGCGGCCTGCCTGCAGCTGGCAGCCGCGATCCCGAACTTCGCGATCCAGGAGTACGCGACAGGATTCGAAGCCGGCATTTTCGAAAGTCGGCCGGAACATCTGGGCAGCAATGTGGTCGACGAAGTGCCGTTGCCGGACAATGGCTTCGTCAGCATTCCGACCCGGCCTGGCCTGGGCATGTGTCTGCTGCCCGATGCACAACGGATCCGGCCGCCGCTCTCCAAGCCCATCAGCATGCGACCGCATTTCGATGGCTTTGTCGTGGACCAGTAG
- a CDS encoding metal ABC transporter solute-binding protein, Zn/Mn family: MRFKTLLRLMAGGVVLCLGAVNPAAARTLNVVASFSVLADVVKNVGGDHVAVRSLVPPNGDPHDFEPSPTDARAVGQAAVTFISGEGLETWFQRLTKAAGASIPPVVVSEGIQTHTFEEDGRTLTDPHVWNSIPNVLVWIDNIEKALAKADPDDAAAFRKNAAAYKERLTALDASIRAEIAAVPVQERKVLTSHDAFGYYGKEYGVQFLAPQGLSTETEASAADVAKLIDQIKADRVRTYFIENSNDPRLVRQIAQATGAKPGGELYPEALSESNGPVPTYEQLMRFNTDQIVKAISR; the protein is encoded by the coding sequence ATGCGTTTCAAAACCCTTTTGCGCCTGATGGCGGGCGGCGTCGTGCTCTGCCTGGGCGCGGTGAACCCGGCGGCAGCCAGAACCCTCAATGTCGTGGCGAGTTTCAGCGTGCTGGCGGACGTCGTCAAGAACGTGGGCGGCGACCACGTTGCCGTCAGGAGCCTGGTGCCGCCGAACGGCGACCCTCACGACTTCGAACCTTCGCCCACTGACGCCAGGGCAGTGGGCCAGGCGGCGGTCACCTTCATCAGTGGCGAAGGACTGGAAACCTGGTTCCAGCGGTTGACCAAGGCGGCGGGCGCCAGTATCCCGCCCGTCGTCGTTTCCGAGGGTATCCAGACGCATACTTTCGAAGAGGACGGCCGGACGCTGACGGATCCTCATGTCTGGAACAGCATCCCGAATGTGCTGGTCTGGATCGACAACATCGAGAAGGCGCTGGCGAAAGCCGACCCTGACGATGCCGCCGCCTTCAGGAAGAACGCGGCCGCCTACAAGGAACGGTTGACGGCGCTCGATGCCTCGATCCGTGCCGAGATTGCCGCTGTCCCCGTCCAAGAACGCAAAGTGCTCACCAGTCACGATGCCTTTGGCTACTACGGCAAGGAATACGGCGTGCAGTTTCTCGCCCCACAAGGACTTTCCACGGAAACCGAGGCTTCCGCCGCCGACGTCGCGAAACTCATCGACCAGATCAAGGCCGATCGGGTGCGGACCTATTTCATCGAGAATTCCAACGACCCCAGGCTGGTCAGGCAGATTGCCCAGGCTACGGGGGCCAAGCCCGGCGGCGAACTGTATCCCGAGGCGCTGTCGGAATCGAACGGGCCCGTGCCGACCTATGAGCAGTTGATGCGCTTCAATACCGACCAGATCGTCAAGGCAATATCCCGGTAG
- a CDS encoding Fur family transcriptional regulator codes for MMGTSKCSGSKWDGGAGNDVAACGGTCLRQVGARGGPAPSAVLHVVHCVHRAHATLVHKLDSLNAFVACTHPHPHTHGLAAFAICTNCGKAEEIADPAIEKRLQGWSRNHAFTLESAIIEMRGTCAQCSPGDA; via the coding sequence ATGATGGGGACCTCGAAATGTTCAGGTTCAAAGTGGGACGGCGGCGCCGGCAACGATGTCGCGGCGTGCGGCGGCACATGTCTCCGCCAAGTAGGGGCGCGCGGCGGCCCGGCGCCTTCAGCGGTTTTGCATGTCGTGCATTGCGTGCACCGGGCACATGCCACCTTGGTCCACAAGCTGGACAGCCTCAATGCCTTTGTTGCCTGCACGCACCCGCATCCGCACACCCATGGCCTGGCCGCCTTCGCCATCTGCACGAACTGCGGAAAGGCAGAGGAAATCGCCGACCCGGCGATAGAAAAGCGGCTGCAAGGCTGGTCAAGAAACCATGCCTTCACATTGGAATCGGCAATCATCGAGATGCGCGGCACCTGTGCACAATGTTCCCCTGGCGATGCGTAA
- a CDS encoding metal ABC transporter ATP-binding protein: MNSHAIRFSDVTLSYDRHPAVHHLSGTFEPGSLTAIVGPNGAGKSTLLKSMMGEACQIEGLIDFGSLKPEHFGYLPQATSIERQFPLTVADVVLLGAWRRIGPLRGVTRAIAREAASALAAVGLEGFERRHVGSLSGGQMQRVLFARLLLQDVRVVLLDEPFTAIDDATTRDLFDVIRRWHHDGRTVIAVLHDYEQVRSYFPQTLLISRRMVAWGKTAQVMTDENLKRARGLSEAWQEGAAMCAEAQAPA, encoded by the coding sequence ATGAACAGTCACGCCATCCGCTTTTCCGATGTGACGCTGAGCTACGACCGACACCCGGCGGTGCATCATTTATCCGGAACGTTCGAGCCGGGTAGCCTGACCGCCATCGTGGGGCCGAACGGTGCCGGGAAGTCGACCTTGCTCAAGTCGATGATGGGCGAAGCATGCCAGATCGAAGGGCTGATCGATTTCGGCTCGCTCAAGCCGGAGCACTTCGGCTACCTGCCGCAGGCCACCAGCATCGAACGCCAATTCCCGCTGACCGTGGCGGATGTCGTGCTCCTTGGAGCGTGGAGACGTATCGGGCCGTTGCGCGGGGTGACCCGAGCCATTGCCCGCGAGGCCGCGTCCGCGCTGGCGGCCGTAGGTCTGGAGGGTTTCGAGCGTCGTCATGTCGGCTCGCTTTCAGGTGGACAGATGCAGCGTGTCCTGTTCGCGCGCCTGTTGCTGCAGGACGTGCGTGTGGTGCTGCTGGATGAGCCCTTCACTGCGATCGACGACGCGACGACCCGCGACCTGTTCGATGTCATTCGGCGCTGGCATCACGACGGGCGTACCGTCATTGCCGTATTGCACGACTACGAGCAGGTACGGTCATACTTTCCCCAGACCCTGCTGATTTCCCGCCGGATGGTCGCATGGGGAAAGACGGCCCAGGTCATGACGGACGAGAACCTCAAGCGCGCGCGTGGACTTTCCGAGGCGTGGCAGGAAGGGGCGGCCATGTGCGCTGAAGCGCAGGCGCCGGCATGA
- a CDS encoding LysR family transcriptional regulator: MNEIRAISLFVRTAVLGSLRKAAVEQGVTPQAASLAVAQLEKHLDVRLFHRTTRRLSLTEEGRRFLESVQPPLDALTEALHNARAGREAAAGPLRVTAPRTLGSHVLWPMFEAFAQAHPDVQLDIQLEDRFQDWVAERIDVGFRARVQPDDGIIARRVLPIQLIVCASPAYLAQHGAPNQIDDLATHRCTGFLQPNTGKVVPWEFQVGDEVVSRDIVPAIQTNDPELETRAVLAGLGIGQLASFTAVPLIRERRLVPLLLPHVVESMAMYLCYARRAQMPARVRVFIDFMLDRLRSTAEWYLGAEELGAADAARSR, encoded by the coding sequence GTGAACGAGATCCGCGCCATTTCGCTTTTCGTCCGCACTGCGGTCCTCGGCAGCCTGCGCAAGGCCGCCGTAGAGCAGGGTGTGACGCCGCAGGCCGCCAGCCTGGCCGTCGCGCAATTGGAAAAGCATTTGGACGTCAGGCTGTTCCATCGCACCACGCGCCGGCTCAGCCTGACGGAGGAAGGGCGCCGCTTCCTCGAGTCGGTCCAACCTCCGCTCGACGCCTTGACGGAGGCCCTGCACAACGCGCGCGCGGGGCGCGAGGCCGCCGCCGGCCCGCTGCGGGTCACCGCGCCGCGCACCCTGGGCAGCCACGTCCTGTGGCCCATGTTCGAGGCCTTCGCGCAGGCCCATCCCGATGTGCAGCTCGATATCCAATTGGAAGACCGCTTCCAGGACTGGGTGGCGGAACGTATCGACGTGGGGTTTCGCGCGCGGGTACAGCCGGACGATGGCATCATCGCGCGCCGCGTGCTGCCGATACAGCTCATCGTGTGTGCGTCCCCCGCCTATCTGGCGCAGCACGGCGCGCCCAACCAGATCGACGACCTCGCTACGCACCGCTGCACCGGCTTCCTGCAACCGAACACCGGCAAGGTCGTGCCGTGGGAATTCCAGGTCGGCGACGAGGTGGTCTCCCGCGACATCGTGCCGGCCATCCAGACGAATGATCCGGAATTGGAAACGCGCGCGGTGCTGGCCGGGCTGGGCATAGGCCAGTTGGCCAGTTTCACGGCGGTGCCGCTGATTCGTGAACGCCGCCTGGTGCCCCTGTTGCTGCCGCACGTCGTCGAAAGCATGGCCATGTACCTCTGCTACGCACGTCGGGCACAGATGCCGGCGCGCGTGCGCGTGTTCATCGACTTCATGCTGGACCGCCTGCGGTCCACCGCGGAGTGGTATCTGGGCGCCGAGGAATTGGGCGCAGCCGACGCCGCACGTAGCCGCTAG